One stretch of Muribaculum intestinale DNA includes these proteins:
- a CDS encoding RagB/SusD family nutrient uptake outer membrane protein — protein sequence MKFFKYNLMSVCAASLMFVSCDLTQEPEDTMSPDTYFKTATQLGLWTQGYYDMLDSDGIVATNADDNVDNALGELMMGQRTAASSSGWNWGALRRVNYYFEHKACDESVSAPYDAESYFFRAYFYFVKVRRFGDVPYYTQVLKDNDTELLRKKRDDRGYVIDRVLEDLDEAYRLGTKSRDLVKVTKWTALALKSRVALYEGTWRKYRGLPDADKYLRAAADAAEEFISNSGYSIQKTGSEPYRNLFNAIDATNTEVVLARKYGNKANVMHSIPFNIKNDRQGFTRRFMNHYLMADGSFYSSVADYDRKIFADEVAGRDPRLSQTVLCPGYIQVGATKVTANDLTAITGYQPIKYVGNANYDGSKKAFTDLPLFRAAEVYLNFAEAKAELGTLTQDDLDRSVNKIRDRVGMPHMSMVDANSNIDPLMVDYYPNVTQSANTGVILEIRRERTIELCLEGFRQWDILRWKEGAQLTRPFYGVYFPAEGEYDMDGDGKADLLVSSAAKPASWKGNYKQIGKDITLTGGSEGMIHALPNLAIEWNEERDYLWPIPASERVLSGGALSQNPGWTDTTNFD from the coding sequence ATGAAATTTTTCAAATATAATCTGATGTCGGTATGTGCCGCGTCATTGATGTTTGTATCGTGCGATCTCACTCAGGAGCCGGAAGACACAATGAGTCCGGATACATACTTTAAGACTGCCACACAGCTCGGACTGTGGACGCAGGGCTACTATGATATGCTTGACAGTGACGGCATTGTCGCTACAAATGCCGATGACAATGTCGACAATGCGTTGGGCGAACTTATGATGGGACAGCGCACAGCCGCCTCTTCTTCAGGATGGAACTGGGGCGCTCTGCGTAGAGTCAATTATTATTTTGAGCACAAGGCGTGTGATGAGAGTGTCAGTGCGCCGTATGATGCCGAAAGCTATTTTTTCAGGGCCTACTTCTATTTTGTGAAGGTGCGCCGATTCGGTGATGTTCCCTATTATACTCAGGTACTTAAAGACAACGATACAGAACTGTTGCGTAAGAAGCGCGATGATCGAGGCTATGTAATCGACCGTGTGCTTGAAGACCTTGATGAGGCTTATCGTCTCGGTACAAAAAGCAGGGATCTTGTCAAGGTCACGAAATGGACTGCTTTAGCCCTAAAGAGTCGAGTGGCGTTGTATGAAGGTACATGGCGTAAGTATCGTGGATTACCCGATGCTGATAAATATCTCCGGGCAGCTGCGGATGCTGCTGAGGAATTCATTTCCAATAGCGGGTATTCTATCCAGAAGACCGGCTCAGAACCATACCGGAATCTATTCAATGCAATCGACGCTACAAATACCGAAGTGGTGCTGGCACGCAAATATGGGAACAAAGCCAATGTAATGCACTCTATCCCGTTCAATATCAAGAATGACAGACAGGGATTCACACGCCGCTTCATGAACCATTATCTTATGGCCGATGGCTCATTCTATTCATCTGTTGCTGACTATGACCGTAAGATATTTGCAGATGAGGTTGCCGGACGCGACCCGCGTCTTTCGCAGACTGTACTTTGTCCCGGATATATTCAGGTTGGGGCCACTAAGGTGACAGCCAATGACCTGACTGCTATTACCGGCTATCAGCCGATTAAATATGTAGGTAATGCAAATTATGATGGTTCTAAAAAAGCGTTTACCGATTTGCCTCTTTTCCGTGCGGCGGAAGTTTACCTTAATTTCGCGGAGGCAAAGGCTGAGCTTGGTACTCTGACACAGGACGACCTCGACCGTTCAGTCAACAAAATACGCGACCGCGTAGGTATGCCGCATATGTCAATGGTGGATGCCAACTCCAATATAGATCCTCTGATGGTTGACTATTATCCCAATGTGACACAAAGTGCCAATACCGGAGTGATTCTTGAAATCCGCCGTGAGCGTACTATCGAACTATGTCTGGAAGGGTTCCGTCAGTGGGATATCCTTCGCTGGAAAGAGGGAGCGCAGCTTACGCGTCCGTTCTATGGCGTATATTTCCCTGCCGAGGGAGAGTACGATATGGATGGTGACGGTAAAGCCGACCTTCTCGTGTCATCGGCAGCCAAGCCTGCATCGTGGAAAGGCAACTACAAGCAGATTGGCAAGGATATAACTCTTACCGGCGGCTCTGAAGGCATGATTCATGCTCTTCCCAATCTTGCGATTGAATGGAATGAGGAACGCGACTATCTATGGCCCATACCGGCAAGCGAGCGTGTGCTTTCGGGGGGTGCTCTTTCCCAGAATCCGGGTTGGACCGACACTACGAATTTTGATTGA
- a CDS encoding glycerophosphodiester phosphodiesterase family protein: MKFSNFIFAGLMAFSMAACSSGKSNEPVKEYANRAERVIAALNDPSTDYVVVVSHRGDWRNYPENSIAAIESVIRMGVDVMELDLKLTSDSVLVLCHDHTIDRTTTGKGRVSDITYDSIASCYLKTAHNVATSNHRMPTLREALEVCKDRIVVNIDQGFQYYDLVMKITDSLGVTDQMLIKGKKPMAYVDSIMGAYPEKMMYMPIIDINKTKGQALFAEYIESGTVPLAYEVCWQTPGAELDSCLADIKKQNSKIWVNTLWPSLCGGDGAGMYDDYAYDNGAECYKKVLDLGASIIQTDRPELLISYLKSIGRHD, translated from the coding sequence ATGAAATTTAGCAATTTTATCTTCGCCGGACTCATGGCCTTCTCCATGGCTGCATGCTCGTCCGGTAAATCAAATGAACCTGTTAAGGAATATGCCAACCGGGCAGAGCGTGTGATTGCGGCTCTCAACGACCCCTCTACCGATTATGTTGTGGTAGTGTCGCATCGCGGTGACTGGCGCAATTATCCGGAAAATTCCATTGCGGCAATTGAGTCGGTAATCCGAATGGGGGTGGATGTTATGGAACTTGACCTCAAACTCACATCCGACAGCGTGCTCGTGCTGTGTCACGACCATACGATTGACCGTACCACAACAGGCAAGGGCCGGGTGTCCGACATCACCTACGACTCCATTGCATCATGTTACCTGAAAACCGCCCACAATGTGGCCACCTCCAATCATCGGATGCCTACACTTCGCGAAGCTCTCGAGGTATGCAAGGATCGTATCGTGGTCAACATCGACCAGGGATTTCAGTATTACGATCTCGTGATGAAAATTACCGATTCGCTTGGCGTGACAGATCAGATGCTCATCAAAGGTAAGAAGCCTATGGCGTATGTTGACAGCATCATGGGTGCATATCCCGAGAAGATGATGTATATGCCTATCATAGATATAAATAAAACCAAAGGGCAGGCTTTGTTTGCTGAATATATCGAGAGCGGCACCGTGCCTCTTGCCTATGAAGTATGCTGGCAGACTCCCGGAGCTGAGCTTGATTCATGTCTGGCTGATATCAAAAAACAGAATTCTAAAATATGGGTCAATACTCTTTGGCCTTCGCTCTGCGGAGGTGATGGCGCAGGTATGTACGATGATTACGCCTACGACAATGGTGCGGAATGCTATAAAAAGGTGCTCGACCTTGGTGCGTCGATAATTCAGACCGATCGTCCGGAGCTCCTTATCAGTTACCTTAAGTCAATCGGTCGCCACGATTAA
- a CDS encoding glycerophosphodiester phosphodiesterase family protein has translation MRLISAIVMLLAAVSVGAATRVDSLREAIYSPAPFKKPIVIAHRGDWRSGTENSLRAIRRCIDMGVDIVELDIAMTRDSVLVLMHDETIDRTTTGSGRVSDYTLEQLKEFNLRSPIGVVTRQKIPTFKEALALCRGRLLVQVDKWPHFRERLLKEAAEAGCLDHIILRSSWSSLRKNKEIGALPREVIYIPVLVCKGDGDDERLDDFLANFDTPVISFSFRHTDYHVLRRIKEVRDKGYHVWLNSLWSTFNGGHDDELAYENPAEAYGWLIDMGADMIFTDHPALLVDYLTNDLKQNN, from the coding sequence ATGAGATTGATTTCTGCTATTGTCATGCTGTTGGCGGCTGTATCCGTAGGTGCGGCTACCCGTGTCGATTCGCTTCGTGAGGCCATATATTCGCCGGCTCCGTTCAAAAAACCGATTGTAATAGCCCACAGGGGCGACTGGCGTAGCGGTACTGAAAATTCACTGCGTGCTATAAGGAGATGTATCGACATGGGGGTGGACATTGTCGAGCTGGATATTGCCATGACTCGCGACAGTGTGCTTGTGCTGATGCATGATGAGACTATCGACCGCACTACAACCGGCAGCGGACGAGTGTCGGACTATACGCTTGAGCAGCTGAAAGAGTTTAATCTCCGGTCTCCGATTGGTGTTGTCACCCGCCAGAAGATACCCACATTCAAGGAGGCTCTGGCTCTGTGCCGTGGGCGTTTGCTTGTTCAGGTCGATAAGTGGCCGCATTTCAGGGAACGCCTGCTTAAGGAAGCCGCCGAGGCCGGGTGCCTTGACCATATCATATTGCGCAGTTCATGGAGCAGCCTCCGAAAGAATAAAGAAATAGGAGCACTGCCCCGGGAGGTAATCTATATTCCGGTATTGGTGTGCAAGGGCGATGGCGATGATGAACGGCTTGACGATTTTCTTGCGAATTTTGATACTCCGGTCATCAGTTTTTCGTTTCGACACACTGACTATCATGTGCTTCGGCGTATAAAGGAGGTTCGAGACAAAGGATACCATGTGTGGCTCAATTCATTATGGAGTACATTTAATGGCGGCCATGATGACGAGCTTGCTTATGAGAATCCGGCCGAGGCCTATGGATGGCTGATAGATATGGGAGCCGATATGATTTTTACCGATCATCCCGCTCTTCTTGTAGACTACCTCACAAATGATTTAAAACAAAATAATTAG
- a CDS encoding endonuclease/exonuclease/phosphatase family protein, whose translation MDLLNKVMHIAGIFLVPAVCWASPAQEDDIDSIPASDRNLRVLYWNIQNGMWSGQQSDYKEFVAFVARYQPDVCVWAEAQSNYLTASSEGYADDSDRYFPGAWADFARRYGHGYCYKGGHRDRFPQVVTSRYPIENVKRIVGAEPDSIVSHGAGWARIVVGNDTVNIVTVHTWPQKYGFGVDKSRQKDDAAVNGGDRYRRKEIEYICRNTIESVPGADRQLWMMMGDFNSLSRLDNRFYGMPADTSAFLCHDYVLEHTPYIDVVSKKYPSELVPTIWRDARIDYVYCTPALYNCIADVKVIRDDYTTPVRDSLVSRFFHPSDHCPILIDFNKP comes from the coding sequence ATGGATCTACTGAATAAGGTCATGCATATCGCCGGGATATTCCTTGTCCCGGCGGTATGCTGGGCCTCTCCTGCACAAGAGGATGATATCGACAGTATCCCTGCCTCCGACAGAAATCTGCGTGTGCTCTACTGGAATATACAGAATGGCATGTGGTCGGGCCAGCAGAGCGATTACAAGGAATTTGTGGCATTTGTTGCCCGGTATCAGCCCGATGTATGTGTGTGGGCTGAGGCGCAGTCCAACTATCTGACAGCTTCTTCTGAGGGATATGCCGATGACTCTGACCGTTATTTCCCTGGCGCATGGGCGGATTTTGCCCGTAGATACGGACACGGTTATTGTTATAAAGGAGGACATCGTGACCGTTTTCCCCAGGTGGTGACTTCGCGCTATCCTATTGAAAATGTAAAGCGGATTGTCGGAGCAGAGCCTGACAGCATAGTGAGCCATGGTGCCGGTTGGGCAAGGATAGTTGTTGGCAATGACACTGTCAATATTGTCACGGTTCATACCTGGCCTCAGAAGTATGGATTTGGAGTGGATAAGTCTCGGCAGAAAGATGACGCCGCCGTAAATGGCGGCGACAGGTACCGCAGGAAAGAGATAGAGTACATATGTCGTAATACTATAGAGAGTGTTCCTGGTGCCGATCGTCAGTTATGGATGATGATGGGTGATTTTAATTCCCTGTCGCGTCTTGACAATCGTTTTTATGGTATGCCGGCTGATACTTCCGCGTTTCTATGCCATGACTATGTCCTGGAGCATACTCCGTATATCGACGTCGTATCCAAGAAATATCCTTCTGAGTTAGTTCCTACAATATGGCGTGACGCACGTATCGACTACGTTTACTGTACTCCTGCACTCTACAACTGTATCGCTGACGTGAAAGTGATTCGTGACGATTATACAACACCCGTACGCGATTCGCTTGTGTCGAGATTTTTTCATCCATCCGACCATTGCCCGATACTGATTGACTTTAATAAGCCATGA